The Methanobrevibacter oralis genome segment TTCTCCTGCATTGGCAGTTGCTGATGTGTCAGTTTCAATGAAAAATTCATCTGATATTGCTCGTGAAGTAGCTGATATATCTTTGCTTTCCGATGATTTATATGATTTGGTAACTCTTAGAAAACTAAGCACTGGCATGTTTGATAAGATTTATATTAATTATCATGGTATTGTGGCTGTTAATAGTACATTAATTGCTTTAGGTATTTTAGGTACAATTACTCCAGCTACATCTTCAATGATACATAATTTATCTACAATGTTATTTGGAGTAATGAGTACTAGATCTGTATTAGATGAAGATGAGTATACTCCAGATATTGAAGTAGAAGCTATTGAAGTAGCTGATACTTCATAATTTTTTTATTTTTTTTTATAATTCAAATTAATTAATACCTTATTTTTTTTAAAATTCATTTTAATGACATCGAACATTATTGGGCATGTTTATATAGGTTGTATTATAAAGTATTACTGGATATTATTTTGGTATTCCTAAATTTTTTTTATCAATTAATATCTGTTTTTTAATTTAATTTATAAAATGGAGGTGAAATTATCAAATTTAACAAAGAAATCTTGATGATTTTTTTAGTGCTTTTAATAACTATTGTAGCTGTTAATTCGGTTAGTGCACATGATTTAGACGAAAATTCAACTTTTAATCTGAATAGTGTCGATTCAATAGGTATTAGCGAAAGTACTGATGTTGATATTTCACAAGAAGAAAATGCACTCGATTTAGAAATTGATAATAGTTCTAATATCAAAATTGAAAATGATAAAACAGTAATGAAATCCTCTGATAATAAACCTATTTTAGGTACTGGTCAATATGATGAGTTTAATGGTAAAGAATATTATTACGATGATGATTTGACATCAGAAATTCTTAATCCAAAGGATTCCTATTATGTGGGGGATGTTTTACAAATCAAACTAAATGATGAAAAAAATGCTTATAATTTTGGTTCCAGTACTAAAGTATATGTTCGTATTGATGGTGATAGTAATAACATGAAAGATATGGGCACTTATTCTGATTTATTAAATAATACACTTTTTTATGAGATAAACGAAACTGGTTCACATTATTTCCAAGTAGTTTTAAAATCTTATATGAATACTTGGTTTGCAAAAGGTTTTGGAATTACAAATATTAAGGAAAAACCTGTTTCAAACACTACTCTTAAAATTTACTTTAATTCAACTGCTGATGATTTTGTTTATCTTAAAGCAGGTACATTAGTAACTATTGGAGACATATTATCTGATTCAACCTTTGGTGATGAGATTCAAAATTATATAACTTTCGAAAATGGAAAAATAGCTGAAAAAATTACTTTATATGCTGGAGGGCAAAAATTAGGTGAAATGAGTGTTGGTCTGGAACCTACTAATTCACTATATGTTACATATAAAGCTTATACTAATACTAGTTTTACAAATGCAGGTGTTTGGTTAATCAATGCTATTTATAAGGGCAATGGTGTTCTTTCAAATGCAACTAGTAATAATTTAACTATTATTTATTACAGCCCATCTACAACTGCTCTTAGTTTAGATTCAAACTCTGTTAAAAAAGGTAAATCTATTAAAATTACTCCAAAAGTTCTTATTAATTCAAATAATTATGAAACAAATGATGGAACAATTGATATTTACGTTGATGACGTATTGGTAGCTGGAAACATTAATATTAATGAAAATTATACATTAGATACTTCTAGCTTAGATTTAGGTAATCATAAGGTCCATGCTGTTTATCATGATTTTAAAGAAGAGTATAAAGGAGTAATGTATACAACTATTAATGGAAGTTCTTCTGAGAAGTATACTTTTGAAGTTATTGAGGATACATCAATATCAACTCTTAAAATCTATGAAGAAGATGATCCAAACAATACTACTTTGTTAGTATACCCTGATTTTGCTAGTGGTGTTACTTTATTTTTATACAATTCACTATCTAATTCTAATTTTACAGATGATGAGTTATATGATTTATTAAAATATACAGGCATTAAATGTGATGTTTATGTAGACGGTGTAAAAGTAGACAGTACCTATACTGGTTATAAAAATGGTTCTACTCTTAGTTCTTATACTAAATATAAACTACAACTTAATTCAGGTAAACATACAGTTCAATATTATCATCCTGGATATGCAAATAAAAATATTCCAGAATCTTGGAGTAATATTTTAACTGTTTATGTTGGAAGTGTACCTGATTATGCTACAAATATTAGTGTTTCATTAAGCAAAAATGAAATTAAACGTGGCGAATCAATTGTAATTACTCCCACTGTTTTAGATAAAGAGAATAATAATGTTATTAATGAAGGTAAAGTATTTATTTATTTAGATAATGCTATTGTAGCTAATATTACTGCTGGTGAATCATATTCTTTAGTCGATACAAATTCCTTAACTTTTGGTGAACATGAAGTATATGCAATATATGAAGGATTCAATAAATCCAATCTTCATTATTTAAATAGCACATCTGATAAGGTAAAATTCAATGTAACTAAATTTACCAAAACTACAACAACCACTGTTGAAATTGAAGATAATAGTGTTAATGTCGATGTTCCTGTTGTTATTACTCCAATTGTCAAAGATGATAATGGTACAATTATTATGGGCCTAGTAGAAATTTATGTAAATGGTGTTAAAGTTAATACTACCGAAGTTGGTGATAATTTTATTTACAGAGACACTTCTAAAGCAGGTATTTACAATGTTTCTGCTAAATACTTAGGTGATGAAACAGCAGATACGGTATATGCTCCAAGTTCTTCTCAAAATTATACTTTCACCGTGAAATTATATTCTATTGACATTGAAATAACAGATATGGAAGCTAAAGTTGGTGAAAATGTTACTTATGATTTTGACTTAGGGAAAAATGTTACAGGTAATGTAACTGTTAAAGTTGGAGATAAATCATTTATTGGTGTTCTTGATGGTGGTAAAGTAAGTATTAATGTAACTGGCATGTCTGCTGGAGATTATACTGTTGTTGCTTTGTATTCTGGAGATGATAAATATGAAGCTGCTAGTTCTGAAGAAGCTAGTTTAAATATTACTAAAAATGATTGTGAAATTACTTTAGATGCTCCTTCTGTTAATGTTGGAGAAGAACAAGTAATAACTGTTAACCTTCCTGATGATGCTACTGGAACTGTTAATATAACTGTTGGCGATAAAGTATTTAATAATGTTGAAGTTAAAAATGCTACAGCTATAATTAAAGTTGATTTGCCTGCAGGTAATTACACTGTTACTGCTGTTTACAGTGGTGATGATAAATACAATCCATCTAATGAGACTACTTCTAACTTCTCAGTATCTAAAATTAAAGTTGTTTTAAATACTTCAAATTTATCTATGAAATATGGTGATGGATCTAAATTCGCACCGATATTAACAGATATTGATGGTAATCCTATTGTTGGTGTGACTGTTGATTTAACTATTGGTGGTAAAACATATCATGCAATCACTGATGAAAATGGAAATGCTAAATTCCCTATTTTAGAAAAACCTGGTTTATATAATGTTGTAACTTCTTTTAATGGTAGTGATACTTATGAAAGTGCATTAGATGCAAATAATAAGATAAGCATTGTTACAAACCCTAAACTAATTGAAAATAAAGATATTGCAATGTATTTTTTAGATGGAACTTATTACAAAGTTCGAGCTACTGATAAATATGGCAAGTTTGTTGGTGCAGGGGAAATTGTAAATATTAAAATTAATGGAGTGACTTATAAGGTTAAAACCGATGCAGCAGGTTATGCTAAATTGAAAATTAATCTTAATCCTAAAACATATACAATTACCTCTGAATATCAAGGACATGTTGTATCTAATAAACTTGTTGTAAAACAAACCCTATCAGCAAGTGCTAAAACAGTTAAAAAGGGTAAATCCTTTAAATATACTGCAAAATTAGTAG includes the following:
- a CDS encoding Ig-like domain repeat protein, with protein sequence MIFLVLLITIVAVNSVSAHDLDENSTFNLNSVDSIGISESTDVDISQEENALDLEIDNSSNIKIENDKTVMKSSDNKPILGTGQYDEFNGKEYYYDDDLTSEILNPKDSYYVGDVLQIKLNDEKNAYNFGSSTKVYVRIDGDSNNMKDMGTYSDLLNNTLFYEINETGSHYFQVVLKSYMNTWFAKGFGITNIKEKPVSNTTLKIYFNSTADDFVYLKAGTLVTIGDILSDSTFGDEIQNYITFENGKIAEKITLYAGGQKLGEMSVGLEPTNSLYVTYKAYTNTSFTNAGVWLINAIYKGNGVLSNATSNNLTIIYYSPSTTALSLDSNSVKKGKSIKITPKVLINSNNYETNDGTIDIYVDDVLVAGNININENYTLDTSSLDLGNHKVHAVYHDFKEEYKGVMYTTINGSSSEKYTFEVIEDTSISTLKIYEEDDPNNTTLLVYPDFASGVTLFLYNSLSNSNFTDDELYDLLKYTGIKCDVYVDGVKVDSTYTGYKNGSTLSSYTKYKLQLNSGKHTVQYYHPGYANKNIPESWSNILTVYVGSVPDYATNISVSLSKNEIKRGESIVITPTVLDKENNNVINEGKVFIYLDNAIVANITAGESYSLVDTNSLTFGEHEVYAIYEGFNKSNLHYLNSTSDKVKFNVTKFTKTTTTTVEIEDNSVNVDVPVVITPIVKDDNGTIIMGLVEIYVNGVKVNTTEVGDNFIYRDTSKAGIYNVSAKYLGDETADTVYAPSSSQNYTFTVKLYSIDIEITDMEAKVGENVTYDFDLGKNVTGNVTVKVGDKSFIGVLDGGKVSINVTGMSAGDYTVVALYSGDDKYEAASSEEASLNITKNDCEITLDAPSVNVGEEQVITVNLPDDATGTVNITVGDKVFNNVEVKNATAIIKVDLPAGNYTVTAVYSGDDKYNPSNETTSNFSVSKIKVVLNTSNLSMKYGDGSKFAPILTDIDGNPIVGVTVDLTIGGKTYHAITDENGNAKFPILEKPGLYNVVTSFNGSDTYESALDANNKISIVTNPKLIENKDIAMYFLDGTYYKVRATDKYGKFVGAGEIVNIKINGVTYKVKTDAAGYAKLKINLNPKTYTITSEYQGHVVSNKLVVKQTLSASAKTVKKGKSFKYTAKLVDKNKKPVKGKKITFKFKGKTYSAKTNSKGIASIKLKVGSVGKYTISIRYIKNTILKKITVKK